From the genome of Medicago truncatula cultivar Jemalong A17 chromosome 2, MtrunA17r5.0-ANR, whole genome shotgun sequence:
aagaattggatgagtataaaataaatatttcctcaaaaaaaaaaaaaagatttaagagCTTGCTATAGGCTTATAGAAGATAAAATACGCGTTATGAGTGAGAAGATACgacttatataaaaataaaaacgagAATAAAAGTAAAATGTTATCATAGACagagtagaagaagaagaagaagatcaaCCGCATCGGCAGAAACAACATGAACAACAATttctataatattattattatctcaTCCACTTGAAACCCTGATTCACTCCTTTCTCGATCTGTAAGTTCAATTCCCCTCTTTCCCTTTGATTTAAccaattcaatttcacatttaATCACTTTTTAATCGCTTAAattatcaaatcaaaatcactttttaatttCAGATCCGTTATTGCAAAATGGATGGGAACAAAGACGATGCATTGAAATCATTGAAAATCGGTAAAGAAGCTTTGGAAAAAGGCGATCGTAATCGCGCTTTGAAGTTTCTCAACAAAGCTCGCCGTCTCGACCCGACTCTTCCGATCGATGATCTGTTGTCCACTGTAAACAGCGATGCAGGTGATCATGCCACATCAGCTGAGGAGCCGGCGAAGAATTCATCCGATCAGCCTTCAATTCGTCGAAGGGCTGGCTCCGCTCCGGTGCCAGGGCCTTCGTCTTCGTCCTCAGTGTCTTATACTGAGGAGCAAGTTTCAATTATAAGGGAAATTAAGAGGAAGAAGaattattatgatattttagGGGTGGAGAAGAGTTGTACTGTCGATGATGTGCGAAAATCGTATAGGAAGCTGTCTTTGAAGGTTCATCCGGATAAGAACAAAGCTCCTGGAGCCGAGGAAGCGTTTAAGTTGGTGTCTAAGGCTTTTCAGTGTCTTAGTAATGAGGAGAGTAAGAGGAAGTATGATGTttccggagaagatgaagtggTTTATGAAAGGCGCGCTGCTGCGAGACCGGCTAGGGGATTTAATGGTTACTATGAGGCTGATGTTGATGCTGAAGAGATATTTAGGAATTTCTTCTTTGGAGGAATGGGAGGAATGGCGCCTGCTGGGAATTTCGGTGGGTTTAGTTTTGGTGGACCGGGGATGGCACATAGACAGGCTGCTGCTGATAATGGTTCCGGTGGATTCAATGTTCGTGCTTTGATTCAGTTACTTCCGGTGCTTCTCATTTTGCTTATTAACTTTTTGCCTTCGTCGGATCCGGTTTATGTTCTTTCGCAGAACTATCCTTATGAACACCGGCTTACCACACCTAAGAATGTTAACTATTATGTTAAGTCTACGAAGTTTGAACAAGATTATCCGTTGGGAAGCCGTGAACGAGCTACTATTGAGGAAAGGGTCGAGAGGGAATATTTTGGTATTCTTCGCCAGAATTGTCAGTTTGAGATGCAGCGGCGCCAATGGGGATATATCAGGGAAACGCCTCACTGTGATATGCTTCGGAAGTTTGATTCGGTCCGTTGATATGAGTTTGAAACAaggtttaattttattattgtcttgctttttggtttttttgatGTAGATGCAGAGCTAAACTGCGTGTGATAATATTATAGAATGTACAACTTATTTTTTCACTCAGTAATTAGTGAAGCAATTACAAATAAATCACTTTGTTGGAATTATTAGCACtcaaattttatcttaaaagtcATTACTTATGTGAGATATATACGATTGCAATGCCTCGCTTAAGTTCCCAAATGTGCCTTTTGGCTGATGTATGTGTTTATATTCAACAGCAACAAGTGGTTCCGCATGGTAGAATGTATTAGTGATTACCTATTGTAGTTAGTTATGTTGCCTTGGTAATTCTGTTGGTTTTATTGCTGCAAATTGGTGACTTTGTGGTTTGAGTTATAACTTTTAGCTCTAATATAGCATGATTAGAAGAACAAAATGTGGATGAACTCTAGGTTAATGCGTTTATGGATTGAAAGAGGGAAAGAAAGATAATAGGATCAGCTCAATGCATCAATGTATGTCTGTCATCATCAGGAAGTTTACTCCATCTATTTACACGGTATATAATAGCGTGATTATGCATACGTGGAGTAACATGATTTCGTTTGAAGAATGCCATGATGATTTCTGGTATGAATTGCTTGGCCACGGCCTTTTGGGGTGGACCTTGGTTGGTTGTGACGGAGATTGAGGAGAAACAGAACTGCCATGTGAAATATTTGTATCTGTGTCTGTCTGTGTGGATTGAGTTTGCATGTTTGTTTAATTCATCAGGCTGAAAGAAGGCTGGTTTTTCTTTCCTACATTTTCATTCAGTGAGTGGCACTTCCATGTTGATAAATAAACTAGTAACCTAATACTTTTCTGTATGTTTTCGATGAATATGTTGAATGTCCTTTTTTATGCTTTTCGAGTTGCATTTGACTTCTGTCGTGGTAGCATCAAGATTTTGTGTTGCATTTGATGTATGTGGTGGTAACATCAGATTTTATGTCGTAATCTATCTAGTTTGAAACTTAGCATGGATGTATATTTTCAGATATATCTGTTTTATTAGTGTTTAGTAATGCAACTCGGTTTTCTTTGTTGCTCCTTCTAGTAAATAGtaaattgttttttactttggaCAATGCTAATAGAAATGCTTGTAGTGATAGGATTTCATATGTTGAGtctgaaatgttttttttttttttggatgttgTGAATTTGGGAAATGTCAGCCACAGTTCTCTATAATTtaatttcctaatttttttaaataatttacagaattaaaataattgttagaTAATGAACCATTCATTATATGTTTGGAAGCAAGTATAAAAGAGTGTTACTGGAATTTCTTTAGAATCCCTTGGATGTAGAAGCTCAACAATCTTCTTAAACTTGCTCACATTCATACTATGATATATCAAGAACAATGCACTGCAATTTCTTTGCTTACTTGTACTCAGGTCTTTGAGCATCAATTTGGCTTTCACTTATCTCTGCTTAGTCCCATTTTATtgtcaacttttattttttctttacagtaaaaggaaatttattagTTGGAAATAGCGAAGACGATTACAACATTGTAGAAAATCTGTTTTAGTACTCAGCACTTAAAAGACGAATTCTAAACATAGAGCCTAACCAGTTATGATTAACAATGCACATAGAACGACCAAGAGTCAAATAAGTACGACGAAACCAACATCTAGAACTTAACCTCAAGCTTAACACAATCTTCCACCcacgatcaatgacaatgaagATAAGAGGAACCACAATACTTTTATCTATCCAGTTATGGGTCAAATTTTGGGGGGGTCGATGCTGCAAGCGTCCCCTCTATGTGAAGTGTGTAACTGGAGGGGGGGTGGGAGATTCGGTGGGGGTGGGAATGGCTCTGTCGAGGTGGCTGATGAGAGTGAGGTTGTGAGGAGATGATGTCCAATTTTAGGGTTCCGCTCACCATGTCAAGGACATCTTGAAATTCAAATATGACCTTCATTTGAATGCACCAcctttcccaattctttccACAAAAAAATTGGTAGATTTCCACGGGGAACTGTTGGTGCCAGCCATTGATGCAGTAATTGAATCACTTGGTTCTCACTGTTGCAATTCCTCTCAGTTCACACTTGGTTACAAGAAACTGAGGGTTCCAGATACCAATTTGTTCGGTAAGATGACATACACACACCCATAGCACCCAGACAAGGTAACAGTTATTGAGAGAGTATAAACTGAATTGAAAATTTGTATATGTATTCAATTAGTTGTGATTTTACAAGGAGCGCATTATTTATATACATTCTCTTCTAAAATGTCTAACAAAATATTAACTAGCTAACCAAGAAACATTTCAATTAACTAACTAAATTTTACATTTGAATTAGCTAACTACATAGAAATGAGtttttattagtatttattgtataaaaacaaaaacaataacaaactcTTCTTTCACTTTCTTGCCCTCCCCTGCCTGAAATAAAGAAGAAACAACTCATCAGTGATAACTCAAAGATGATGAACCATGGTGATCATACTGTGCTTTCAAGCGATGATGATGCTCTATATCAAGAAAATATAGATGCATTATGGCTTACACTCTCACATCCATCTCCATCATCATCGTCGTCGTCCCCTTCGCCTTTACCATATCAATACACACCATTAACGTGTCTTTCTGTTAATACATGAACATTCTTGTATTCGAAGATGATGAACCATGGTGCTGCTGCACTTCCCTGTGACGAAAATATGAATGCATCATGGCTTACACTCTCACAACCATCATCGTCGTCGTCACCGCATAGGCCATTACCTTTTGAATACATGCCGTTAACACCTCCCTGTGCCTCCCTTTTAATCCACAAACATTCTTCTATTCATAACTCATCATTACTCTTCCTAATTTTGACTCTGAACCTGATAATCCTGACCTAGTCTCCAAATTATCTCAAAGATTATCATCcaaaacaagaacaagatgTTTCTCTTTCTTCTACTACCACTAGCAAGGTGTTGAGACGACGTCAGCGTATTCTACCAAAGCATCAGCCTGTGACAAAGAGACGACTAGTTAAGAATGCGACAGTACCACAAGCATTCCTGCAGGTGACTTCCAAACGAGCCACCGTGTACACACTCGATCACTTGGTATCCGTATTGAAACTCAAGACTATCTCTGGGAACTCTTCAATGCAAATTCTGTAAGTTTCAACAAGACATTCAAATTGATTTGGTTGAAAAGTTAAAGAAAGTGACAAAGTTCATGGAGGAGAGTATGCGCGAAATGCATGATCGTGCACCAGATGAATGGATGTATCTTGTGGTACCAAACTGTGAAAGTTACGGAAAAGAGAAAGCAAGGTATCCACTGATTACAAAGAAGAGAAACATCAATTGGTTGTTCTTGTTGAGTTAGATGATAGGGTGCTGCAAGATTGAGCATTTGAATTATTTCTGCAAACATGTTGATACCCCATGCCCTAGCGAGCCAGCGAGGAAGCTCGTGTCCGACCTCGCTATCAAAACGCCAAGGGGGCATGACTTGCATTTAGTACTTGTCATGTTTCTCGACACACTTCTTATTGATTGGCCTTGTGCAAATGGAAGGACGTGAATCGAGTTTTGTGTGGAAGTCGCAATGTGGTGCCTTTGCCCGCCAAGTTTTGGGCACGGACAACACTTCTATTGCATACACACTCGATGTGTTGTTATACACAGATCAGGTGCCAAAGATCGATTGATATATTCAACTTATTTTGGTTTATGCAAACAACTCCAACTAAACACACCGTTCTGTGCGTAGACTACAAATTCAATACTCTCTTCTACTACTCACTTGACTCGTTTAAGGCATACCTAATCTatgttttttataaattattttctttggtTTGATCTTGATCAGTGTATCTGGACACTTAATAGTGGTAGATTTTTCATTGAGAATGAAAGtcttttttatctaaaaaaaacaataaataaatgaaaaaaataagtcaaattTGTATTTACCCATCAATAGgacaaataaatgattttgacTGATGTCAAAATCTCAGTAACTTTATCTACCTTTTTGTTGATGGGTAATgtagttttcataaaaaaaaaaaaaaagtaaaatgatagCATGATCTTTGCTTAGAAAACCAATTAGATAGATTTGAAGTGCCTCCTCCATTCCCCTGATTGATTGTACATTTTTCTCCTATAAtaattatcaaattttataCGTTcactatttaaatttaaaatgacaGTTGAATTTAAGAAGAaatcataaaattgatttttaaaaaccATGGCAACAAAAGCAGTTTCGTTATTACTAGTCTTTGGCCAACGCCATCAAACAATAATGCTTATATATTGAATTGGCTTTATTCCAATAAGGAGGCAATGAtgaaaatgtaatttattttcaccaataacatcaaaaatatTCTGAGATTCTTTTACATTAGTGTATGTGATTGTTTCTTAGCCTATTCCTTTGATGTCAAAACCAGCAGCCCCAATGCTCCTACTAGTACATACTGCAAAAGGAAACAAtgacaaattaacattttaaatgTTAGTTTTGATATAGTATTAGCATATGTGAATTTGAGAACCAAAGAGAGAAAATAGTCAGAAGAGAAGACGGAGAATGCGgttgaaaaaggaaaaatgcaCACACCTATTAATTCTCTGTTTAAATGAAACAAACATCCCCTATAGTTTTACACATAATAGAATTAGAAGGAATGTATGTGTAATTGAGAGACGGTTAATGTCTTCGACAAAATACTAAAGAGAGGGTATGTGCAACTTTCtcaatataaataaaactaCGCCTTTTTTTGTATAGAAAACAACATGATTTAGAACCAGCAATGATTTCTTCAAATAGTTTAGATAAAAGAACAAACCTTGATAATAGGTTTTTCGGACATGATTATCGTAGCCCAACCAGCATAAGGTAAGAACCTGCATAAATAACAATGTAGTTGAACATATtagacaaaataaattaaattgttcTGTAATTCAGAAACATatgatcacatcagaagcaagaAGAAATGGATTTAGTAGTGAACTAATGTCAAGTAGAAAATTTATATGACATTCCAGATATTAACTAGCTACTCATTCATATCCCTAGAAAATTGAATCAATTAAGTTTCCTTTCATTTTTCAATCGTTATATATCTGTTGTAAAATAAGTTTTACTCTTTCCTTGATTTCTCTCCATAAGCAAACAACCATTTACATTGTGGAATAATGGATTTTGCACAAGTATAGCTAAATGGGAAGAATACGAAACATACATTGTAAATAATGTTTCAAACCCAACAGAGTACAAACAGGACTAAATTTAATTAACTAACTACAAAAAGATTACTCGGATCAATTGGTTGAAACCCTACTGACTGACAGATAATGCTAATCTCCAGAAAAAGGGATGCGTGTGTGTGTgagataaaatctaattaacaGTTATAGACCTTCATCTGCTCAATAAAATGTTTATAGATATAGGTTCACAATATGAAAATAAGATATGGTTTATCATAGAAGCAGCTCTCGTTACCGTACCAATGAGGTTAGCCAACATCCCAACCATTGATTAAGAAGAGAATACAACAGAAAGAAAATTAATCAATCTCCAGGTATACAGGAGACATGGAAATCTCTCCTCCCTGATTTCATTTTCAATACCCAAGACAATATCCTCTAGCTTTTAACGGATTCTCTTCTTAATAAACGATTCAACTAATGAGGGTTACATAACAAAAGTAATCATCTTTGTGTACCCAATAAATAAGTGATAGGTCAAGCTAAGTGCTAATGTTCAGCATGAACACATAAATGATGATATTCCACAACAAAGAGAAACATTTACCCGACAGCTCTTCCCATAATATGCTTTTTCTGCAACCAATCCTGGTTATAATTGTACAAAACCCTGTCATCTGTAGGATTATTGTCTCCTGAAATACATAACCGTGCATATAAGGAAATAAGTATGTTCGGTCATTGGATGTTAAGGAGGacttatcaaagtaaaaaacaatcaatttacaGCAAGAAAACCAATTACAAACCAAAAACTTCAATAGTACTGAATGTATGGTGActataaaatataagaaaagaaaaagcaaaatggTAAGATATTGCTTTCCGCATATTGCGATAACCATCAGCTGACAATTGAAATATAATAGAGATATTATAATTTGCACAAACATTGGTTATACCTTTAGTAAGGTAATAAGTATCTTCTGTATCTTGACCTTCatgaacctaaaataaaataacatccACAAATTAGGTGATATATGAAGACTGATCAAGCAACATTATACTTTGAAAGATA
Proteins encoded in this window:
- the LOC120578204 gene encoding chaperone protein dnaJ 49, giving the protein MDGNKDDALKSLKIGKEALEKGDRNRALKFLNKARRLDPTLPIDDLLSTVNSDAGDHATSAEEPAKNSSDQPSIRRRAGSAPVPGPSSSSSVSYTEEQVSIIREIKRKKNYYDILGVEKSCTVDDVRKSYRKLSLKVHPDKNKAPGAEEAFKLVSKAFQCLSNEESKRKYDVSGEDEVVYERRAAARPARGFNGYYEADVDAEEIFRNFFFGGMGGMAPAGNFGGFSFGGPGMAHRQAAADNGSGGFNVRALIQLLPVLLILLINFLPSSDPVYVLSQNYPYEHRLTTPKNVNYYVKSTKFEQDYPLGSRERATIEERVEREYFGILRQNCQFEMQRRQWGYIRETPHCDMLRKFDSVR